Genomic window (Sebastes umbrosus isolate fSebUmb1 chromosome 21, fSebUmb1.pri, whole genome shotgun sequence):
cacatcagAAATTGAGTCAATATTTTGAGTCATGACGGATCCAAAATAAGTTTATTAAATGGCCTTTACGCGTGGGGTTTCATGAGGCTCGCAGCTGTAACCTTCAGAGGCACCACAGCACCAGCGTAATGCAAAACTTTGAAGTGCTATTTATGGTCCAAGTTGTGCCTGCACTCACTCTTGAAGACAAGTAAAAGCAGGGGGTGTTGTATAAGatcccaaacacacaaaaaagttGAATATTGTAGAAAGGTCTCCTAAAAAAAAACGCTGGCTTAGTTGCCTTCACTGTAAATCCTAAATCTCTCCAGGTAGCCATTTTAAATTCTGACTCCAGCATATTAGGATTCATGACACTAAACAGTTAATGGCGCATATTTTACTCATAAGGCTGAGATAAATATATCTTAATTTGTAGGCACATAAGTGGCACTGCAACTTTAAATGCACTTGCAAAGTTATGTATAATTccaacaacttttttcttggCACACAATTTCCAATTTAGCCTCACTTGTTGCGAGTATATGACCTCCAGTCTTGGCTctccttctttttttcaatGATATGCCATTCTTACCGTTTTCCACCTGTTGAAAGATCCCTCCAAATTTTTGCATAGCAGAGTAGAGGGCTCAAGTTGAAGGTGTACTTGTTAAGCTGAGAACAACCAAAACGTCCCCTCTTTCCTTGGTCTCCCAAGACTGACTTGGAAAACGCCTTGTAGAAAGTAGCCTAGTAGCCAAGAAGATATTTTAATGGTTCGCATGGCACGTCTGTGCATGTGGCTTTGAACTCTAGCAGCCGGAGGTTCCTGCAGAGAGCGCCGCAAATCCCACTTGATAACTTCGACAACCCACAACGTTTTACACACAGGCTATGCATCACTGGCctgcatgcacaaaaaaaaaaaaatgaataaaagttgCATCAAGCACAGCCAAAACTGGTGATGGATACATTAGGAGTATAATAGTGGATCCAAGTTAAATATATTCAAGGTAACCTTTATGAACGTGCTGGTGAGCATGATGATGTGGAAATCGAAAGCACAGATGTTCCACTTGGTGTTGAGCTCcagtggttgcaaaaaaacgttGTGTTCAGGAGAGACAGAGCTAAGAAAACACACCACACAACAAAACGTGGATGTGGATTCACTTTGTAGTAAAAGGGATAAGTTGATAATAACAGAGCTTTAAAGGGAGTGATGACAGTAGGCAGACTTCATATCAAACCTCAAGGTTTCTAATGGGCTTTCCTGAGAATAGGCGTAAAAACTCATATCTCCATACCTGGTACCTGACGCACGTAATGAGGGTCCACCTATAAGGTTTGTTTATCATCCTGTCAGTCCATCATAGttacaataaattaaattattgtgGTAATTGATCCTTCTtgcatatagatagatagatagatagatagataggtgcgtaattgtgcaaaaacaaataaggtTTGTTTATCATCCTGTCAGTCCATGAAAGTTGCAATAAATTAAATTAGTGTGGTAATTTATTCTCTTGCATAtatatggatagatagatagatggataggtagataggtagataggtagatagatagatacgtGCGTAATTGTGCCAAAACGTTACCAATTGCACCACCAAATGGTTTGACTTGGTGATCTAATGTCCCCATGCAGTTTAACAAAGACAATGTGACACATGTGCTTTCTAAAACTGTTACAGAACGTGCTCTGACTTTCTACAAGGCCTTGTTGTGTtcctcaacttttttttttttttttttgttattcagCCCCTTTTAACCAAATCCACAGTCAGCAATCTCACAATATCTTGGGATTGATGATGCAAAGAGGTCCAATAGAAGTGTGGGCCCCGCACCGCGGATTGTTATTTGGTGGAGTGGATGTTATTGGGGGGAAAAAGGCTCCTCCTCCAATGAGCGCGCGTCTCTGGGGCTCACGTGAccacccctcccctcctctccccatTCATCAGGGCTGGactgtgtttgtcttttcaATTCATTTATCTGCAGGAATGATTGCGACTATCAGTCTAGAGCTCACCGCCTGACTGAGGAGGTGAAAGTTGCGCCACAGGAAGATAAACCGCAAAAAGACAATAttgcatgtatgtatacatgGTTTTGAGTGTGTGCATCGGATGcgcactactactactactatagaGGGGGATTCCTtgcatcttaaaaaaaagtaaacaggTTGGATTTCAGAGTTTTGCTCAGTCGagtaaagagatagagagagaagaaggtGGGAGGAAGAATATCTGCGCGTGATTTTTTGATTTCTGCTCTCAGTCGTCTCCGGCTTCGAGTCTAGACTGAAGATGCTCTTGGACGCAGGACCGCAGTATCCCACCATAGGAGTCACTACTTTCGGCTCCTCGCGGCATCACTCAACAGGCgaagtcacagagagagaagtggcGTTGGGGATAAATCCCTTCGCGGATGGGATGGGCGCCTTCAAAATAAACCACACATCCCACGACATCGGCTCCGGACAAACGGCGTTTTCCTCCCAGGCGCCCGGTTACGCAGCAGCAGCCGCGCTcggacaccaccaccaccatccgaCGCACTCTTACTCCACGGCGGCTTTCAACTCCACCAGGGACTTTCTCTTCAGAAATCGGGGTTTCGGAGACGCCACTGGAGCTCAGCACAGCTTATTCGCGTCTGGAAGTTTCGCAGGACCACATGGACACTCGGATGCTGCTGGGCACCTGCTCTTCCCAGGGCTGCACGAGCAAGCCGCGAGCCATGCGTCTTCCAACGTGGTCAACAGCCAGATGCGCCTGGGCTTCTCTGGGGACATGTACGGACGGGCTGATCAGTACGGCCACGTTACGAGCCCGAGGTCCGACCACTATGCGTCGACCCAGCTGCACGGCTACGGCCCCATGAACATGAATATGGCCGCGCATCACGGTGCTGGGGCCTTCTTTCGATACATGAGGCAGCCGATCAAGCAAGAGCTCATCTGCAAGTGGATCGAGCCCGAGCAGCTGACGAACCCGAAAAAGTCGTGCAACAAAACTTTTAGCACCATGCACGAGTTGGTGACCCATCTGACGGTGGAGCACGTCGGAGGACCCGAGCAGACCAACCACATCTGCTTCTGGGAGGAGTGCGCCAGAGAAGGGAAACCATTCAAAGCCAAATACAAACTTGTGAATCATATCAGAGTACACACCGGAGAGAAGCCCTTTCCGTGTCCGTTCCCAGGCTGTGGCAAAGTATTTGCACGATCGGAAAATCTAAAAATTCACAAAAGGACTCACACTggtaagatatttttttttatatacttccAAAATCCATGTTGACACATATCCTTATCCAAAATATGCATGCGATCCGGGGGGTTATTATTTATTAGGGGCAGCTGGAGTTTCTTCAACTGGCATGTGATTCAGTGCAGTTGTCAACAGAAAATATttcacatgttttattttaaagtcttgcaattttttatgttaaaagtCTTGtgatacatttaattaaatgaattaatccATAAGTGgcttaaatcaaattaaattctaGTCAATAAGTAAGTAGTCTGTcaaatttaaaagtaaaaaaagaggctgcctttttttattcttcacCTTAAAAAATCCTTAAATACAATAATGTATAATGTGTAATTTTGGGATCAAGTGTTAAAcgttgtgtttattgttttctttatttaggTGAGAAGCCTTTTAAGTGTGAGTTTGAAGGCTGCGACAGGCGATTTGCAAACAGCAGCGACCGCAAGAAACACATGCACGTCCACACGTCTGACAAGCCCTATCTCTGCAAAATGTGCGACAAGTCATACACACATCCCAGCTCCCTCCGAAAACACATGAAGGTAAAAtcaatttttatatatatatttgtttctcagtgttgttttaatataatttataaaatgtttttttttgcagctttgCCTGCaaatgagaataaaataaaatatttgtgtaatattatgagacagcttttattattattattcttttttttttttttttacagaaatagaGAAAGTTAATTTGCTTTGacactttctttcttcctttcctttcaaCCGACAAATCAGATTAAAATCttaataagaatattttttttcgcAGATGTTCAAAACAGTCAAATTAGtagtttttaatttgttttgatTCATTTCTTATGTCTGGAAtttgcacaaaaaacaaaccgAGGGACAAAACCATTTTTAAGCAGTATgcttttttataacatttttcttattgttgaAGGTCCACGAATCCACCCAACCAGCACCGCAGCCATCTCCAGCGGCCAGTTCAGGGTACGAGTCGTCCACACCTCCCACTATAGTATCACCGTCCACAGAGAACCAGAGCAGCAGCTCCATATCACCAGCAGCCTCAGCAGTACACCACACAACCAGCCACAGCACGCTGTCGTCAAATTTCAATGAATGGTACGtgtaaatatttttgaaaaaaaaaaggaaagaaagaaaaagactgcagaattaaaaaaaacaactttgcttGGAATCAAAGACTTTTATTAAGTCAGCCAGTGAGACATggactgaaaaacacacaggaggcCCAATCGATCATTTAAAGGCTGTCTTATTGTGAAAGGGAATGCATGGACTAAAAAGGAGCCACCCAGTtaaacttttttcccccttcaatatttctttatttttactgaGAGACTTGCTCAAAAAGAGATCTCAAAAAAGCATGCTATCTCCGGGTAGACGCCTGAATTTTTGTACATAAGGATTTCACccaagttggaaaaaaaaatgtaatattttattttgtaaatagtTCTATCACAGTTTTAAGGgaatttgtgaaaaatgttggtcCCTAGATATATGGAGAAATGAGATGGTTTTAAGAATATTTGCGATGAATAGACTTCATTGAAAAGAATGTTATAGTTGTGAACCAAATGTGAATTATTCAGTATTACTACAGTCTACACGTCGACCTAACCGACTCTTAGTATTAATGTGCTTTTGTAGCCTATTCAGTGCAACATTTTCGTCCAAGGTCCAGTTTGAGTAGCACAGTATCATTGTTGTTATTTAATGTCATGTCGATAAATCGTGTAGTGAAAGCCTGAAATTCCGTGTCAATCTGTTTATGTACgtgataaatataaaaaatctcTGTCAATTGCTTTGTCTGAAAGgaagtattattattacatgtaaGTAGCTCAATTTTCCATATTTATCCAGCATGTAAAGGACCGGTAACATGTTAGAAATGATCGGTATTTATGGAGAAATGCGCTCGTATGTAAAATTtagtttacaaaaaaatgtttggatACATTTTCGTACTATATTAAAggattaaaaaatacaataatgcaAATGAGGTTATTGGTTTCATTGGTTGTTGATCTCAACATGGGTGCTGTGTGAAACTAATTCTTTTATATGTATCAAAAATATCCTAATTAGCTGCAGCTTTTTTTCACCATAATAATGCATTTAGCACGGTTTCCATAGAAGAgttattgcattttttaaatgcacaaataatttgcagtgtgtgtgcatgctttttgcaaatgtgtgtgtgagagagcatttcatttattgtgttttaaacttcCCTGGCAGTCAATGAGAAGTAAATCCACTCCCCCCTTTTCTGCATCTTCTGTTTATCCAAAATTAACATCCAACACTTTGCCCTCCAGTAATGTGCAAATTAAATCGATTAATCACGCCGGTTGTTCCTCGGTTGTAAACCGGGATAGTTTGCGTTTACTTAATTGTTCGGGAATCTaattttcaaatctaatttattttcttctttttttttttttctcgaggATTTCATAGATTTTAAAGGGTGTAGAGCTGAGG
Coding sequences:
- the zic1 gene encoding zinc finger protein ZIC 1 isoform X2 — protein: MLLDAGPQYPTIGVTTFGSSRHHSTGEVTEREVALGINPFADGMGAFKINHTSHDIGSGQTAFSSQAPGYAAAAALGHHHHHPTHSYSTAAFNSTRDFLFRNRGFGDATGAQHSLFASGSFAGPHGHSDAAGHLLFPGLHEQAASHASSNVVNSQMRLGFSGDMYGRADQYGHVTSPRSDHYASTQLHGYGPMNMNMAAHHGAGAFFRYMRQPIKQELICKWIEPEQLTNPKKSCNKTFSTMHELVTHLTVEHVGGPEQTNHICFWEECAREGKPFKAKYKLVNHIRVHTGEKPFPCPFPGCGKVFARSENLKIHKRTHTGEKPFKCEFEGCDRRFANSSDRKKHMHVHTSDKPYLCKMCDKSYTHPSSLRKHMKVHESTQPAPQPSPAASSGYESSTPPTIVSPSTENQSSSSISPAASAVHHTTSHSTLSSNFNEWYV
- the zic1 gene encoding zinc finger protein ZIC 1 isoform X1 → MLLDAGPQYPTIGVTTFGSSRHHSTGEVTEREVALGINPFADGMGAFKINHTSHDIGSGQTAFSSQAPGYAAAAALGHHHHHPTHSYSTAAFNSTRDFLFRNRGFGDATGAQHSLFASGSFAGPHGHSDAAGHLLFPGLHEQAASHASSNVVNSQMRLGFSGDMYGRADQYGHVTSPRSDHYASTQLHGYGPMNMNMAAHHGAGAFFRYMRQPIKQELICKWIEPEQLTNPKKSCNKTFSTMHELVTHLTVEHVGGPEQTNHICFWEECAREGKPFKAKYKLVNHIRVHTGEKPFPCPFPGCGKVFARSENLKIHKRTHTGEKPFKCEFEGCDRRFANSSDRKKHMHVHTSDKPYLCKMCDKSYTHPSSLRKHMKKVHESTQPAPQPSPAASSGYESSTPPTIVSPSTENQSSSSISPAASAVHHTTSHSTLSSNFNEWYV